DNA sequence from the Marispirochaeta aestuarii genome:
TCAGAACATAGTTTTTGAAGTTTCTTCGTTTTAAAATATATCAGCATTACTACACCTTGTCAATAAAATAATTAACATAGTATGTTAATCTTTTTATTGGTTTTCTACTTATTCTCCCTCCAATATCTTGAATAACCCTTCCATCAATCCCCGCAAAGCCATCGAGCTTTGCTGCCAGTTGGCAATGGCCTGTTTGAGGTTGACTGTTTCTGTCACTCCGTTGCCACTGCCGTTTCCGTTGTCCGCCCGCACAAAGAGCGGGATGCTGAGGTTGTTGGCCTTCTCTCGAATCTCGTCATTACCGACCACCCGGGCAAAGCCGTCCTCGTGGCAAAAGGTCTGGTAGACGGAGACAATGTGCTGGATGTGTTCGTCAGTTAGGAAGCTCTGTGCCCGCTCGCGGGTCACCTCGTTCACCGCGTTGATGAAGAGCACCTTGTTCCTGCGCTCCTTGGGTTTGTTCATCCGGCAGATAACAACGCAGGCTTCCATGGGCGAGTTGTAAAAGAGGCTGGGACCGAGGCCAAGCACGCACTCCACCACGTCGTGGGCGACCAGCTTCTCACGCATAGCCAGTTCTTCATTGCGAAAGAGGACGCCATGCGGAAACAGGATGGCGCAGCGGCCACTCTTGGTCTTCATGCTCTTGATGATGTGCTGCCAGAAGGCATAGTCGGCTCGTCCCTGAGGCGGAGTGCCGTAGATGTTTCGGCCCCACGTATCGGTGGACCAGGCATCACGATCCCACTGCTTGATGGAATACGGCGGATTGGCCAAGACCACATCGAACCGCATGAGTCGATCGCCTTCGACAAAGGCGGGGTTGGCCAGGGTGTCACCCCGGACGATGCGGAAATCCTCGATGCCGTGTAGGAACAGGTTCATCCGACCGATGGCCGAGGTGAGCAGGTTGCGCTCCTGGCCGAACAGCTGCAGGTTCCGCCACTCCTTCTTCTTCCGCTTCAGATGGGCGACTGCAGAGAGGAGCATGCCCGCTGACCCGCAGGTGGGGTCATAGATCGACTCACCGGGTTTGGGTTCGAGCATCTCGGTCATCAAATGAACCACGGTGCGATTGGTATAGAACTCCGCAGCAGTGTGGCCGGAATCATCGGCGAACTTCTTGATCAGAAACTCGTAGCCTACGCCCAGCTCATCTTCCGGGCAGTTGAAGAGTGAAAGCTTCTGCGAGCTGAAATGCTCAATGAGCTCGCGCAGCATGTGGTCCGGCAGGCGGTCCTTGTTGGTCCACTGGGCATCGCCGAAAACCCCGAACAGTGTGTCGGGGTTAGCAGTCTCAATCGCCCGCAGGGCATCCTGAATGACCTTGCCCACGTTTTTGACCTTGGTGCGGGTGGCCTTCCAGTGGGCGTCTTCCGGAATCTGGAAGCGGTGCTGTTCGGGGAGAGCAGCGTATTCCTGATCGCCGCCGGATTCCTCCAGCGCATCGGCCAGTTCCTCGTCGTACACGTCGCACAAGCGCTTGTAGAACAGCAGAGGAAAGATGAACTGCTTGTAATCCCCGGCGTCGAGATAGCCGCGCAACAAGGTGGCCGCGCCCCAGAGGTAGGATTCGAGTTGAGATTGGGAGATAGCCATTAATCTGTCTCCATCCTAATACGATCAGGCAATGTTGTTAGCAGTCGTAGAACATTGGCAGTGTCTTCAAAATGCTGATGGACTTCAGGTGCATGCTCATAGTGATATGACACAAATCGCTGTTCGTCTCCTTTAGTCCTGCTATAGAAATAGCAAGCGATTGCATCTTGGTGAGGGGGAGCAATCATGCGAATAAATGGCAGTAGCTGTAATCCCTTTGAAGCACCTTCCGCGAGTAGATAAAGCTTGCCAGAAATCATAGGCGTTGCGACAGTTCTTGTTACGTGCTCAAACTGACTATTGGCACCCATGATACGAAGTGAATCACATGTATACTGGTCTTCGATGTATTCCATTTTACCCATCTGGAGGAGTTCAAATTGATTCCATCCGTGGCCCCAGAGATTGCGTAACTCTTCAATCATTGCACGTAAATCATTCTCTATTGCTGCTGCCTGGGCTTTTCCCAAGGCGCCACCGTGCCCGCCATACGTATTACGCATTTGATTGGCACGAGAAATGATTTGTGAAATTATTGGTGCACTTAGTTTTTCCAACCATGATGTGGAGACAAGCGAATATAAGCTTATTGCAACGGGAGCATCATCCGTTTTGGCAAGCATAACCCTCGATAGTGCACTGAGCTTCTCTACTACAACTTTCCACGTCCCAAAGGTTGCACGAGCAAAGGTCAGATGCTGAACAGACAATGCTTCCAGTATTTCTTTATGAGCTTCTTGCCAGATAATTATGTGACTCGAGAATGCACTCAGGTGGACCGTGGCAAGGAATTCCGCAAGTGCCTCGAAGAAATGGAGCAGAATACTGAATCTAATCCGGGGATCGTCCTCAGCAACTCGATGGCACCATAAAATTGAAGCAAGAGGAAATGGGAGAGTAGCAATCCAGTCTTCGTATCGCACCTCGTTGTTGATAGTCTGTGCGCGTATCAAGATTTCTTCACTGGAGTGATAACCAGTCCAACACATAGCTTCAATTTCCCGGGTTTCATTTCTTAGAGCTTCAAGATGACGCAGGGCTTCGAGTACCTCAAGCTGTGCATTCAAGGGAGGTATATAGCACATCAGGCGATCACAGACATCCTTTGTAATACGCTGCGAACCAGAAGGACTACCTACCCCTGCAGCTTGTAAAGCGAGCTTACCAAGATCGTTCTTAAACCACTGCAATAAATAAGATACATGAACCTTGGATTCGTCCAGGATAAAACAAGTGCATTTTCCTTTGTTTAAAGAAGCTTCTAAATTGTCCGCAGTGAAGAATTTTCCTGATTGTGATAACAGCAAGGTATTCGCAGAGATAACCGAAGTCTGGTCAAGTTCTTTTAGACTAAGATGGATCACGTTCTTGATTAAATCAGTAAATGGTATCGGAGATAACAACGTCTTCCGAAGCTTTTGGAGAACCCGGTATTCTGCTTCCAAGGCTTCAAAATCAACGTACTTGGATAATGCAATCATCCGCCCAAGACTGGGGTGCATATCTGATTTATTGTTTTTGTAGTTTTTTAGAAGTCGTTCACTATGCTTTTGATCGTCCGCTACCTGACCTACAAAAATGTCTGTTTGAGGTCCATGCTCTATAACCAAAATCTGAGAGGAGATCGAAGTATTAAGTCGTGTTCCATACGGAACATTTAAGCTTGCTTTTATGCAGCAACCAGTTCTATGGATCGCCTCAATAAAGGGCTTGTGTTTTAGCGCGCGAGGAGACATGACGATGGCCAAGGTTCCTTCTGCAGCAAGTTTATGGCATGCCCATATAGTAATGTATTGCGCCAGATCCAGAAGATTTTCTTCTTTCAGTATTGGAGGTAGATTTTCCCGATTAATATGCTTGCCGAGAGGAGGATCAGCAATGATTAGATCATATCGCTCTTGAGAATCAAGAGCAGGATCGAGTACATTGCCTCGCTGGATATTTGCTTGATCTTTAAGAAGCACAGAAGCGATTTCGCAGCTGTTACTGTCGAGATCAATGCCCTTTGCTACTTTAGGTTTATGTGCAGTAATCACCTTGTGAAGCATAAGCCCACTGCCACAAGTGGGATCGATTACAGAGGTAGGTTTAACAAGAACAGCCAGATCAGCCATAAAGCGACTAATCATTGGCGGTGAAACAAATTCACCAGCTCCCCGAGAATCAGCTTGCCCAATGACAGTTTCGACCACATCAGGTGTTAGCTCACCAGAGATTTCCCCCCTTGCCAGAGCGAGTAAGCCCCGCCATGGATCAGGTGGTCCATGACCTCTTTGAGAATCAATATATCGCGAGAGGGATTGTAGTGTTTTAGATGTCGAGCTCATGCCATCAACCCTTCTTTTTTAAGCAGCGCCTTCAACCGATCCTCGGCTGCATACGCCGCCTGCAGCGATTCCTTGAGATTGGCGATGGCCTGATCGACGGTCATGGAGTCCTCCTCGATCACCGGCTCCACGTAGCGGGGGATGTTCAGGTTGAAATCGTTCTCGCGAATCTGGTCCTGCGTGACCACCCGGCAGATCCCTTCCACATCCTGATAGCCCTCGTACCAGCGATGGATGTTGTCAACGTGTTCCAGCAGCAGCTCGTTCTGAGCGCGGCCGGTCTTGAACTCCTTCGAGGCGTCGATGAAAAGCACCTTCTGGCGGTGGGCCTTGGGCTTGCTGTCGCGGAAGACCAGGACGCAAGGCGCGAGACCGGTTCCGTAGAAAATATTCTGACCGAGACCGATCACCGCTTCGAGCATGTCCATTTCCAGCAGCTTACGTCGAATCTCGCCCTCCTTGGACATGCGGAACAACACGCCATGGGGAAGAACCACGGTCATTCGCCCGGTCTTTCGTGCCATGGACTTGATCATGTGCTGAACCCAGGCGAAGTCGCCGGATTTGGCTGGCGGCAACCCGGCAAAGTTCCGGCCGTAAGGGTCGTTGATCCAGATGTCGTCCCCCCACTTTTCCAGGGAGAAGGGAGGATTTGCGATGACACAGTCAAAGGTGGCGAGGCTGTCGCCTGAATAAAAGGCAGGCAAGCGCAAGGTGTCGCCGCGTTCAATATGAAAATCTTCCGCACCGTGGAGAAAGAGGTTCATCCGGGCGATGGAGGATGTGGTCAGGTTCTTTTCCTGGCCATAAAGCTTGCCCAGCATGAGGTTCTCGTCGCCGCCATGCTCTTTGACATGGTGCAGCGCTTCGAGGAGCATGCCGCCAGTCCCGCAGGCTGGGTCATAGATGGTTTCCCCGGCCTTGGGTGCAAGGATGCGAACCATTAGCGAGACCACGGAGCGTGGGGTATAGAATTCACCGGCCTTTTTGTTGGTGAGGTCGGCAAATTTCTTGATTAGGTATTCATAGGCCTGGCCGAGAATGTCCGCCTTGCTGTGCTCATTGCCCAGATCAAGCGACGAGAAGTGTTCTATCAGGTCCTTGAGCAACGCATCCGAAAGGCGTTCCTTGTTGGTCCACTGGGCATCGCCGAAGATGCCATGCAGGGTGTCCGGGTTGGCCTGCTCGATGCAGCGCATCGCCTTCTGGAGTGCATGGCCGATATTGGCGCTCTTGGCCCGGACATCTTTCCAGTGGCAGCCCTCCGGAACCTGGAACCGGTGGTTCTCGGGGAACTGGGCAAATTCCACGTCGCCGTCTGATTCTTCCAGGGCCACGTCATACTCCTCGTCATAGACGTCGGAGAGCCGCTTGAAGAACAACAGCGGGAATATGTAGGTCTTGAAATCGGCCGCGTCGACAGGACCACGCAGGATGTTCGCGGATTCCCAAAGGTATGATTCGATGGCGCTTAAACTTAACATTTTCTCTTTTCGCTCTTTATCGTTCTGAACCTCAGCTGATGAAAACCTTTGTCAGTATAAAACAGGGTCACTGTCAATGCAATTACTCCTATAGCGATGATTCAACCTGTGATTGCATTT
Encoded proteins:
- a CDS encoding type I restriction-modification system subunit M; this translates as MAISQSQLESYLWGAATLLRGYLDAGDYKQFIFPLLFYKRLCDVYDEELADALEESGGDQEYAALPEQHRFQIPEDAHWKATRTKVKNVGKVIQDALRAIETANPDTLFGVFGDAQWTNKDRLPDHMLRELIEHFSSQKLSLFNCPEDELGVGYEFLIKKFADDSGHTAAEFYTNRTVVHLMTEMLEPKPGESIYDPTCGSAGMLLSAVAHLKRKKKEWRNLQLFGQERNLLTSAIGRMNLFLHGIEDFRIVRGDTLANPAFVEGDRLMRFDVVLANPPYSIKQWDRDAWSTDTWGRNIYGTPPQGRADYAFWQHIIKSMKTKSGRCAILFPHGVLFRNEELAMREKLVAHDVVECVLGLGPSLFYNSPMEACVVICRMNKPKERRNKVLFINAVNEVTRERAQSFLTDEHIQHIVSVYQTFCHEDGFARVVGNDEIREKANNLSIPLFVRADNGNGSGNGVTETVNLKQAIANWQQSSMALRGLMEGLFKILEGE
- a CDS encoding HsdM family class I SAM-dependent methyltransferase; its protein translation is MSSTSKTLQSLSRYIDSQRGHGPPDPWRGLLALARGEISGELTPDVVETVIGQADSRGAGEFVSPPMISRFMADLAVLVKPTSVIDPTCGSGLMLHKVITAHKPKVAKGIDLDSNSCEIASVLLKDQANIQRGNVLDPALDSQERYDLIIADPPLGKHINRENLPPILKEENLLDLAQYITIWACHKLAAEGTLAIVMSPRALKHKPFIEAIHRTGCCIKASLNVPYGTRLNTSISSQILVIEHGPQTDIFVGQVADDQKHSERLLKNYKNNKSDMHPSLGRMIALSKYVDFEALEAEYRVLQKLRKTLLSPIPFTDLIKNVIHLSLKELDQTSVISANTLLLSQSGKFFTADNLEASLNKGKCTCFILDESKVHVSYLLQWFKNDLGKLALQAAGVGSPSGSQRITKDVCDRLMCYIPPLNAQLEVLEALRHLEALRNETREIEAMCWTGYHSSEEILIRAQTINNEVRYEDWIATLPFPLASILWCHRVAEDDPRIRFSILLHFFEALAEFLATVHLSAFSSHIIIWQEAHKEILEALSVQHLTFARATFGTWKVVVEKLSALSRVMLAKTDDAPVAISLYSLVSTSWLEKLSAPIISQIISRANQMRNTYGGHGGALGKAQAAAIENDLRAMIEELRNLWGHGWNQFELLQMGKMEYIEDQYTCDSLRIMGANSQFEHVTRTVATPMISGKLYLLAEGASKGLQLLPFIRMIAPPHQDAIACYFYSRTKGDEQRFVSYHYEHAPEVHQHFEDTANVLRLLTTLPDRIRMETD
- a CDS encoding type I restriction-modification system subunit M gives rise to the protein MLSLSAIESYLWESANILRGPVDAADFKTYIFPLLFFKRLSDVYDEEYDVALEESDGDVEFAQFPENHRFQVPEGCHWKDVRAKSANIGHALQKAMRCIEQANPDTLHGIFGDAQWTNKERLSDALLKDLIEHFSSLDLGNEHSKADILGQAYEYLIKKFADLTNKKAGEFYTPRSVVSLMVRILAPKAGETIYDPACGTGGMLLEALHHVKEHGGDENLMLGKLYGQEKNLTTSSIARMNLFLHGAEDFHIERGDTLRLPAFYSGDSLATFDCVIANPPFSLEKWGDDIWINDPYGRNFAGLPPAKSGDFAWVQHMIKSMARKTGRMTVVLPHGVLFRMSKEGEIRRKLLEMDMLEAVIGLGQNIFYGTGLAPCVLVFRDSKPKAHRQKVLFIDASKEFKTGRAQNELLLEHVDNIHRWYEGYQDVEGICRVVTQDQIRENDFNLNIPRYVEPVIEEDSMTVDQAIANLKESLQAAYAAEDRLKALLKKEGLMA